One genomic region from Haloarcula taiwanensis encodes:
- a CDS encoding aconitate hydratase — protein sequence MGQTLTEKILDDHLVEGELTPGEEIGIEIDQVLTQDTTGTLVWLQFEALGLEEVQTELAAQYCDHQTYQFDFKNTDDHRFLRSAAGTFGAHFSRPGNGICHNVHKENFAAPGKTMLGSDSHTPTPGGLGELAIGSGGLDVAVAMGGGAYYIEMPEVVNVRLEGELPDWATAKDVILELLRRLSVKGGVGKVLEYTGPGVETLTVPERTTITNMGTELGATSSIFPTDDQTKDYLERLGREDVFEDIGPDEDAEYADEIVVDLSDLEPLIAEPSMPDNVVPVSEVEGVDVEQVMIGSCTNGAYEDILPAAKMLEGRNIDKKTEMIVAPGSKQASEMLAREGWTAEMMAAGVNFSEATCGACIGIGHVPASDSVSLRTFNRNFEGRSGIEDDNVYLCSPEVATAAAIKGEIVDPRDLADELGDLEAPGLEMPDQYIGNSESDLIAPENAVDDELIKGPNIGDVPLKDPLETEVGGEALLKMEDNITTDHIIPATQDILMYRSNVPKLSEFTLSRVDDTFAERALEADGGVLVAGENYGQGSSREHAALCPMYLGIETVLAQSFARIHKANLFNFGIVPLTIDEETYEKIEEGDDIEIVDDAAEAVKSGQTEFTIRVNDDWEATGQLDASEREREILAAGGKLSHTKQQHDEGGAAPADD from the coding sequence ATGGGACAGACGCTTACGGAAAAAATTCTCGACGACCATCTCGTCGAAGGGGAACTTACACCCGGAGAAGAGATAGGGATCGAGATCGACCAGGTGCTGACACAGGACACGACCGGGACGCTCGTCTGGCTGCAGTTCGAAGCGCTGGGCCTCGAAGAGGTACAGACGGAGCTGGCCGCACAGTACTGTGACCATCAGACCTATCAGTTTGACTTTAAGAATACCGACGACCACCGCTTCCTCCGTTCTGCGGCGGGTACGTTCGGGGCACACTTCTCGCGCCCCGGCAACGGTATCTGTCACAACGTCCACAAGGAGAACTTCGCCGCACCCGGCAAGACGATGCTCGGGTCCGACTCGCACACGCCGACGCCCGGCGGCCTCGGCGAACTCGCCATCGGGTCCGGTGGCCTCGACGTCGCCGTCGCGATGGGTGGCGGCGCGTACTACATCGAGATGCCGGAAGTCGTCAACGTCCGCCTCGAAGGCGAACTGCCCGACTGGGCAACCGCCAAGGACGTCATCTTGGAGCTGCTCCGCCGGCTTTCGGTCAAGGGCGGCGTCGGCAAGGTGCTGGAATACACCGGGCCTGGCGTCGAGACGCTGACCGTCCCCGAGCGGACGACTATCACCAACATGGGGACCGAGCTCGGTGCCACCTCCTCGATCTTCCCGACGGACGACCAGACCAAGGACTACCTCGAACGCCTCGGCCGCGAGGACGTCTTCGAGGACATCGGCCCCGACGAGGACGCCGAGTACGCCGACGAAATCGTCGTCGACCTCTCGGACCTCGAACCGCTCATCGCCGAGCCGTCGATGCCTGACAACGTCGTGCCCGTCTCCGAGGTCGAGGGCGTCGACGTCGAGCAGGTCATGATCGGCTCCTGTACGAACGGTGCCTACGAGGACATCCTCCCGGCCGCGAAGATGCTGGAAGGGCGCAACATCGACAAGAAGACCGAGATGATCGTCGCCCCCGGATCCAAGCAGGCCTCCGAGATGCTGGCCCGCGAGGGCTGGACCGCGGAGATGATGGCCGCTGGCGTCAACTTCTCCGAGGCGACGTGTGGTGCCTGTATCGGCATCGGGCACGTCCCGGCCTCAGATTCAGTCTCGCTGCGGACGTTCAACCGCAACTTCGAAGGTCGCTCGGGTATCGAGGACGACAACGTCTACCTCTGTTCGCCGGAAGTCGCCACCGCGGCGGCCATCAAAGGCGAAATCGTCGACCCGCGGGACCTCGCCGACGAACTCGGCGACCTCGAGGCACCCGGGCTGGAGATGCCCGACCAGTACATCGGCAACTCCGAATCGGACCTCATCGCGCCGGAGAACGCCGTCGACGACGAACTCATCAAGGGCCCGAACATCGGCGACGTGCCGCTGAAGGACCCGCTGGAGACCGAAGTCGGTGGTGAAGCCCTCCTCAAGATGGAGGACAACATCACGACGGACCACATCATCCCGGCCACGCAGGACATCCTGATGTACCGGTCGAACGTCCCGAAGCTCTCCGAGTTCACGCTCTCGCGCGTCGACGACACGTTCGCGGAGCGCGCACTCGAAGCTGACGGCGGCGTGCTCGTCGCTGGCGAGAACTACGGTCAGGGCTCCTCGCGTGAACACGCGGCCCTGTGCCCGATGTACCTGGGTATCGAGACCGTCCTCGCACAGAGCTTCGCCCGCATCCACAAGGCGAACCTGTTCAACTTCGGTATCGTCCCGCTCACCATCGACGAGGAGACCTACGAGAAAATCGAGGAAGGCGACGACATCGAGATCGTCGACGACGCGGCCGAGGCCGTCAAATCCGGCCAGACGGAGTTCACCATCCGCGTGAACGACGACTGGGAAGCAACCGGTCAGCTCGACGCCTCCGAGCGTGAACGCGAGATCCTCGCCGCCGGTGGCAAACTCTCGCACACGAAGCAGCAACACGACGAAGGCGGCGCTGCACCCGCAGACGACTAG
- a CDS encoding deoxyuridine 5'-triphosphate nucleotidohydrolase, whose protein sequence is MARRYKSRVFRRIFHIKTRAVRHSEASQRDRTAVGQTGRPFHDTRTEPGMFKSGRFVADALGDLREPQVQPNGVDLTLGAIYEQVEPGRIERDGKTVGDRREVEPSDGVYQLDRGGYIVEYADRVVIPDGHIGFLLPRSSLLRNSCMLDTAVWDAGYEGRGEGLLEVHHPIELEQGARIAQLVLADAAHEGTYEGSYQGENL, encoded by the coding sequence ATGGCGCGGCGGTATAAATCCCGCGTATTCCGTCGTATTTTTCATATAAAAACCCGTGCCGTCCGTCACTCGGAAGCGAGTCAACGAGACAGAACAGCGGTTGGCCAGACCGGCAGGCCTTTCCACGATACTCGCACAGAACCGGGTATGTTCAAAAGTGGGCGATTCGTCGCCGATGCCCTCGGCGACCTGAGAGAACCACAAGTGCAACCGAACGGCGTCGACCTCACGCTCGGGGCAATCTACGAACAGGTCGAACCGGGGCGCATTGAGCGCGACGGCAAGACCGTCGGTGACCGACGGGAAGTCGAACCCAGCGACGGTGTCTATCAGCTCGACCGTGGCGGGTACATCGTCGAGTACGCCGACCGCGTTGTCATTCCAGATGGACACATCGGTTTTCTCCTTCCCCGGTCGTCGTTGCTTCGCAACTCCTGCATGCTCGATACAGCCGTCTGGGACGCCGGCTACGAGGGGCGGGGCGAGGGCTTGCTTGAAGTCCACCACCCGATAGAACTCGAACAGGGCGCGCGGATCGCACAGCTCGTGCTCGCCGACGCCGCTCACGAGGGGACGTACGAGGGGTCGTATCAGGGCGAGAACCTGTAG
- a CDS encoding DNA-binding protein has product MIVEFHIDAPLLQRTAETLSKAAIRIQRLHCESGDCRAVAWIGPVERPAIEANLAQDESITDYAHVAAEGDGHWYILHTTDTTIDTIGEALLNADGFLLGAAQTGEDWVFRARFPEKSSVLSFRDALVSSDITIDIQTITDDTEASPQFGVTDPQREVLLLALNRGYFTVPRESSLSDLAAELGISSQAASERLRRGTRTLVQNTLAAPERPLVGSPPE; this is encoded by the coding sequence ATGATAGTAGAATTTCACATCGACGCCCCCCTCTTGCAGCGAACAGCTGAAACGCTGAGTAAAGCAGCGATACGGATACAGCGACTGCACTGCGAGAGCGGCGACTGTCGTGCCGTCGCCTGGATTGGCCCCGTTGAGCGGCCCGCCATTGAAGCGAATCTGGCCCAGGACGAGAGTATCACCGACTATGCCCACGTAGCGGCAGAAGGAGATGGTCACTGGTACATCCTACATACGACTGATACGACAATCGACACGATCGGAGAAGCGTTGTTGAACGCGGACGGGTTCCTGCTCGGCGCCGCACAGACCGGCGAAGACTGGGTCTTCCGGGCCCGGTTCCCCGAGAAGAGTTCGGTGCTGTCGTTCCGTGACGCGCTCGTGTCCAGTGATATCACCATCGACATTCAGACCATCACTGACGACACGGAAGCCTCCCCGCAGTTCGGCGTGACGGACCCACAGAGAGAAGTGCTGTTGCTCGCGCTCAATCGTGGCTACTTCACCGTCCCGCGGGAGTCCTCTCTCTCGGACCTCGCCGCCGAACTCGGTATCTCCAGCCAAGCCGCTTCAGAGCGGCTCCGGCGGGGAACCCGGACGTTGGTCCAGAACACGCTGGCGGCCCCTGAGCGACCGCTTGTCGGCTCACCGCCAGAGTGA
- a CDS encoding methylglyoxal synthase, which produces MTRVALIAHDDEKPEMIDLAQSYEDTLSAFDLVGTGTTSKRIMAETDLTVERKESGPMGGDTQIGAEVAEGRMDGIVFLRDPLTAQPHEPDISALLRICDVHDVPLATTRTSAEYVLDGLARDQADD; this is translated from the coding sequence ATGACTCGCGTCGCGCTCATCGCACACGACGACGAGAAACCCGAGATGATAGACCTGGCACAGAGCTACGAGGACACGCTGTCGGCGTTCGACCTCGTCGGGACCGGCACGACGAGCAAGCGCATCATGGCCGAGACCGACCTCACGGTCGAGCGCAAGGAGAGCGGGCCGATGGGCGGGGACACGCAGATCGGCGCGGAAGTCGCCGAGGGCCGGATGGACGGCATCGTCTTCCTTCGGGACCCGCTGACAGCACAGCCTCACGAGCCGGACATCTCGGCGCTCCTGCGTATCTGTGATGTCCATGACGTGCCGCTGGCGACGACGCGAACCTCGGCGGAGTACGTGCTGGACGGACTGGCTCGGGACCAAGCTGACGACTAA
- a CDS encoding 7-cyano-7-deazaguanine synthase QueC, whose protein sequence is MTNDTRAVVLASGGMDSATAAYEAQTRGYDDLYLLHTSYGQNTEDREYECASALADHVDAADFLHVETEHLTQIGASSLTDDSMAVADADTDSDEIPSSYVPFRNANLLSMAVSYAEANDCGAVFIGAHSEDFSGYPDCRPAFFDAFQGVIDAGTKPETDIDLVAPFVEWSKTDIAERGVELGVPYEDTWSCYRDDEPACGTCDACAFRLEAFQRIGERDPIEYAERPTYAE, encoded by the coding sequence ATGACTAACGACACCCGCGCTGTCGTGCTCGCCTCCGGCGGCATGGACAGCGCCACGGCGGCGTACGAAGCACAGACCCGCGGCTACGACGACCTGTACCTGCTGCACACCAGCTACGGGCAAAACACCGAAGACCGGGAGTACGAGTGCGCCAGCGCGCTGGCCGACCACGTCGACGCGGCGGACTTCCTCCACGTCGAGACCGAGCACCTCACCCAGATCGGCGCGTCGTCGCTGACCGACGACTCGATGGCCGTGGCCGACGCCGACACCGACAGCGACGAGATTCCGAGTTCCTACGTCCCGTTCCGTAACGCGAACCTGCTGTCGATGGCGGTCTCCTACGCCGAAGCCAACGACTGCGGGGCTGTCTTCATCGGCGCACACAGCGAGGACTTCTCGGGGTACCCGGACTGCCGGCCCGCCTTCTTCGACGCCTTCCAGGGCGTCATCGACGCCGGCACGAAGCCCGAGACGGACATCGACCTCGTCGCGCCGTTCGTCGAGTGGTCCAAGACAGACATCGCCGAGCGCGGCGTCGAACTCGGCGTCCCCTACGAGGACACATGGAGTTGCTACCGGGACGACGAACCGGCCTGTGGGACGTGTGACGCCTGTGCGTTCCGACTCGAAGCTTTCCAGCGCATCGGCGAACGGGACCCAATCGAATACGCCGAACGACCGACGTACGCCGAATAA
- a CDS encoding radical SAM protein, with translation MPVANDTPGVDIEGTDADAETGDLPINELFQSLQGEGRLAGVPSVFVRTSGCNLRCWFCDSYHTSWEPTHDWFTVGDVVAAIDEYDADHVVLTGGEPLIHDSSETLLARLADRGYHTTVETNGTVVPDAPIDLASVSPKLASSTPTADRDPDGDGEWADRHEDRRLDVPTLAELVESYDTQLKFVVTGREDMAEIERLIDRLRDAASARVDDDDVLLMPEGQTRDQLESTRETVADLALEYGYRYTPRLHVDLWNDAPGT, from the coding sequence ATGCCGGTCGCAAACGACACGCCCGGGGTCGACATCGAGGGGACCGACGCCGACGCGGAGACGGGCGACCTCCCTATCAACGAACTGTTCCAGTCGCTTCAGGGCGAGGGCCGACTGGCCGGCGTCCCGAGCGTGTTCGTTCGAACCAGCGGCTGTAATCTGCGGTGCTGGTTCTGTGACTCCTATCACACCTCCTGGGAGCCGACCCACGACTGGTTCACCGTCGGCGACGTGGTCGCGGCTATCGACGAGTACGACGCCGACCACGTCGTCCTCACCGGCGGCGAGCCGCTGATTCACGATTCGAGCGAGACCCTGCTGGCGCGGCTGGCCGACCGCGGGTATCACACGACGGTCGAGACTAACGGAACCGTCGTCCCGGACGCCCCTATCGACCTTGCCAGCGTCAGCCCGAAACTGGCCTCCAGTACGCCGACGGCCGACCGCGACCCCGACGGCGACGGCGAGTGGGCGGACCGCCACGAGGACCGGCGACTCGACGTGCCGACGCTGGCCGAACTCGTCGAAAGCTACGACACGCAACTGAAGTTCGTCGTCACCGGCCGCGAGGACATGGCCGAGATCGAGCGCCTCATCGACCGACTCCGCGACGCCGCGTCCGCACGCGTGGATGACGACGACGTGTTGCTGATGCCGGAAGGACAGACGCGCGACCAGCTCGAATCGACCCGGGAGACAGTCGCGGACCTCGCACTGGAGTACGGCTATCGGTACACGCCGCGGCTCCACGTCGACCTCTGGAACGACGCACCGGGAACGTAA
- a CDS encoding 6-carboxy-5,6,7,8-tetrahydropterin synthase — protein MSQGLSKADDTLADAGERNLVVGGDRPLRISAGHRLLHHDGKCSRPHGHNYEITVRVTGELTDEGWVVDKGDITDVVDEWDHRFLLEAGDPLVEAFDASGDGDAVVVLDHPPTAEVMAAILEQRLADRLPETVSDVAVSVRETSELCIR, from the coding sequence ATGTCTCAGGGACTATCGAAGGCCGATGACACGCTCGCCGACGCTGGCGAACGGAACCTCGTCGTCGGCGGTGATCGGCCGCTCCGTATCTCTGCGGGCCATCGATTGCTACATCACGACGGGAAATGCTCGCGCCCGCACGGACACAACTACGAAATAACGGTCCGTGTCACCGGTGAACTCACCGACGAAGGGTGGGTCGTGGATAAGGGAGACATCACGGACGTGGTCGACGAGTGGGACCACCGCTTCCTGCTCGAGGCCGGTGACCCGCTGGTCGAAGCCTTCGACGCCAGCGGCGATGGCGATGCCGTGGTCGTCCTCGACCACCCGCCGACGGCCGAGGTCATGGCCGCGATACTGGAACAGCGCCTCGCCGACCGCCTCCCGGAGACGGTGTCGGACGTCGCCGTCTCCGTCCGGGAGACCAGCGAACTCTGTATCCGCTGA
- a CDS encoding peptidase M28: protein MDDTDWIGETFTSTVGWDHLERLVDIGNRMAGSDGERRAAEATRDALAAYARDARLSEFEIQGWERGDSAVHVDGSPVATQAHECIALPRSPSSEVTGELVDVGHGLPEDFEDADCEGQIVLARSDVPDWYDRYIHRREKYYLAVEAGAAGFIYRNHVEGVLPPTGSVGTAETPIGEIPAVGVASETGARLGRRYAGDDVALSVDCETPAATSQNVHAELGPDTDERLLVTSHVDAHDIAEGAMDNGAGTAMVVELARALAGREHELATRVEFVTFGAEEVGLVGSNRLAAHVAPDDVTAVLNLDGVVQGRTLKCFTHGFDALAAAAEDVADRFDHPISLTPEQGPHSDHWPFVRRGVPGYHVTSETGGEGRGWGHTHADTLDKLESRTFREQAVLLTELAVTLADGSVRADRKDPAEIAAALESQDLAEGMRITGDWPFDD from the coding sequence ATGGACGACACTGACTGGATAGGCGAGACCTTCACCAGCACGGTCGGGTGGGACCACCTGGAGAGGCTGGTCGACATCGGGAACCGGATGGCCGGCAGTGACGGCGAACGGAGGGCTGCCGAAGCGACCCGAGACGCGCTGGCGGCGTACGCCCGCGACGCTCGACTCTCCGAGTTCGAGATACAGGGCTGGGAGCGGGGCGACAGCGCCGTCCACGTCGATGGGTCACCGGTCGCGACACAGGCGCACGAATGCATCGCCCTCCCGCGGTCGCCGTCCAGCGAAGTGACCGGCGAACTGGTCGACGTCGGCCACGGCCTCCCGGAGGATTTCGAGGACGCTGACTGTGAGGGCCAGATAGTGCTGGCCCGCTCTGACGTGCCCGACTGGTACGACCGGTATATCCACCGGCGGGAGAAGTACTACCTCGCCGTCGAGGCCGGGGCGGCGGGGTTCATCTACCGCAACCACGTCGAAGGCGTGCTGCCACCGACCGGGAGCGTCGGCACGGCTGAGACCCCCATCGGCGAGATTCCGGCAGTCGGCGTCGCCAGCGAGACGGGCGCGCGACTGGGTCGCCGCTACGCCGGTGATGATGTCGCCCTTAGCGTCGACTGCGAGACGCCCGCTGCGACGAGTCAGAACGTTCACGCCGAACTCGGACCGGACACGGACGAACGACTGCTGGTGACCAGTCATGTCGACGCCCACGACATCGCGGAGGGCGCGATGGACAACGGCGCGGGGACGGCGATGGTCGTCGAACTCGCGCGGGCGCTGGCCGGCCGCGAGCACGAACTGGCGACGCGCGTGGAGTTCGTCACCTTCGGCGCGGAGGAGGTCGGACTCGTCGGCTCGAACCGGCTGGCCGCCCACGTGGCCCCCGACGACGTGACGGCCGTGCTCAATCTGGACGGCGTCGTCCAGGGCCGGACGCTGAAGTGTTTCACCCACGGGTTCGACGCGCTCGCGGCCGCCGCCGAGGACGTGGCCGACCGTTTCGACCACCCCATCTCGCTCACGCCGGAGCAGGGTCCCCACAGCGACCACTGGCCGTTTGTCCGGCGCGGCGTCCCCGGCTACCACGTGACCAGCGAAACCGGCGGCGAGGGCCGCGGCTGGGGCCACACCCACGCCGACACGCTGGACAAACTGGAATCCCGGACGTTCCGCGAGCAGGCCGTCCTGCTGACCGAACTCGCCGTGACGCTCGCCGACGGCTCGGTGCGCGCCGACCGCAAGGACCCCGCGGAGATAGCTGCCGCCCTCGAATCGCAGGACCTCGCCGAGGGGATGCGGATTACGGGCGACTGGCCCTTCGACGACTGA
- a CDS encoding alcohol dehydrogenase, whose product MRAAVLEAYDEPLAVRDRDPPTPDPDGAVVAVEACGICRSDWHAWQGHGDWADDDVPIGQVLGHEPAGRVVETGDRVTTVSAGDRVVVPFNLGDGTCGYCRNGHGNVCTGGWALGFESDVPGAFAERVAVPQADYNLVGLPDSVDFDAAAALGCRYVTAFHALAHRADIAAGDRVAVHGCGGLGLAAVQIASALGASVIAVDIREDPLAMARDVGATAVVDASAVADVPAAIEAETDGGAEVSVDALGRAETCRNSVRCLRPRGTHVQVGLTTDAERGEVALPTDWITRWDIDVLGSRGMPPSRYDELLRLVADGTLNPGALVTRRVALEEVSERLAAMTDYGTDGIELVTEFGR is encoded by the coding sequence ATGCGCGCCGCAGTGCTTGAGGCGTACGACGAACCGCTGGCAGTCCGGGACCGCGATCCGCCGACCCCGGACCCGGACGGGGCCGTCGTCGCGGTCGAGGCGTGTGGCATCTGTCGGAGCGACTGGCACGCCTGGCAGGGCCACGGCGACTGGGCCGACGACGACGTGCCGATAGGACAGGTGCTGGGCCACGAACCGGCGGGCCGCGTCGTCGAGACGGGCGACCGGGTGACGACAGTGTCGGCCGGCGACCGCGTCGTCGTGCCGTTCAACCTCGGCGACGGGACCTGTGGCTACTGCCGAAACGGTCACGGCAACGTCTGTACGGGCGGGTGGGCGCTGGGCTTCGAGTCCGACGTTCCGGGCGCGTTCGCCGAGCGAGTCGCCGTCCCGCAGGCCGACTACAACCTCGTGGGGCTGCCCGACAGCGTTGATTTCGACGCCGCGGCAGCGCTGGGCTGTCGGTACGTCACGGCCTTTCACGCGCTGGCACATCGGGCTGACATCGCCGCCGGGGACCGCGTCGCGGTGCATGGCTGTGGCGGCCTCGGGCTGGCGGCCGTCCAGATCGCGTCGGCGCTGGGTGCGAGCGTCATCGCCGTCGACATCCGCGAGGACCCGCTGGCGATGGCCCGTGATGTGGGTGCGACCGCTGTCGTTGACGCCAGCGCTGTGGCAGACGTGCCAGCGGCCATCGAGGCCGAAACCGACGGCGGCGCGGAGGTGTCCGTCGACGCGCTGGGCCGGGCCGAGACCTGTCGGAACAGCGTTCGATGCCTCCGACCACGAGGAACGCACGTTCAGGTCGGGCTGACGACCGATGCTGAACGCGGCGAGGTGGCGCTGCCGACCGACTGGATCACCCGCTGGGATATCGACGTGCTCGGCTCACGCGGGATGCCGCCGTCGCGGTACGACGAACTCCTCCGTCTGGTCGCTGACGGGACGCTCAATCCCGGCGCACTCGTCACCCGCCGGGTGGCACTAGAGGAAGTTTCGGAGCGGCTGGCCGCGATGACAGACTACGGGACCGACGGTATCGAACTGGTAACGGAGTTCGGCCGGTAG
- a CDS encoding ferredoxin gives MSEVQLDWRDSDRTETIFVPDGKTILDAAAAADIGLPFGCRTGACGTCTARLLSGDVVHHRSPRALKDRQLADGYVLLCIAEPTTDTHLAVGATVQAELVPNPWK, from the coding sequence ATGTCCGAGGTCCAGCTGGACTGGCGGGACAGCGACCGGACGGAGACGATTTTCGTCCCGGACGGCAAGACGATACTCGATGCCGCGGCGGCCGCGGATATCGGACTGCCGTTCGGCTGTCGAACCGGTGCGTGCGGGACCTGTACCGCTCGGCTGCTGTCCGGTGACGTGGTGCATCACCGCTCGCCGCGGGCACTCAAGGACCGACAGCTTGCGGACGGCTACGTCCTGCTCTGTATCGCCGAGCCGACAACCGACACGCATCTCGCCGTCGGCGCGACGGTGCAGGCCGAACTGGTCCCGAACCCCTGGAAGTGA
- a CDS encoding selenium-binding protein, whose protein sequence is MSDAEQPSESETHDHHEHHDHEGPGYATPQAAIEEAERERTAYVMGLHVGQDVDAPDFLAVVDVDPDSDTYSEIINRVKMPNKGDELHHFGWNACSSSCHMDGLERRHLVIPGQRSSRIHIVDTKERRDPELTKVIEPETVYDHDLSAPHTVHCIPDGEILISMLGDADGDLPGGFLELNDDFEVQGRWDPPGEIEMNYDYWYQPRQNVMLSTEWAAPKTYYPGFDLEDVEDGKYGQHLNFWDWEAGTVEQTIDLGEDGLIPLEARFLHTPESTHGYVGAALSSNIIHFHESNGEYHAEPVIEFDDREHEGWDMPVPALVTDILISMDDRYLFGSNWLHGEVWMYDISDPSNPRKADSISIGGYFGDIQQVQGRDIVAGPQMLQLSLDGERLYWTTSLFSSWDNQFFPEEAETGSVMLKADVDPRTGTMSLDRDFLVDFGDLPEGPARAHEIRWPDGDCTSDVWQ, encoded by the coding sequence ATGAGTGACGCCGAACAGCCGTCAGAGAGCGAGACACACGACCATCACGAGCATCACGACCACGAGGGGCCGGGCTATGCCACTCCGCAGGCGGCCATTGAGGAGGCCGAGCGCGAACGGACCGCCTACGTGATGGGGCTGCACGTGGGTCAGGACGTCGACGCGCCGGACTTTCTGGCTGTCGTCGATGTCGACCCTGACTCGGACACCTACAGCGAAATAATCAATCGAGTCAAAATGCCGAACAAGGGCGACGAACTCCACCATTTCGGGTGGAACGCCTGCTCCTCATCGTGCCACATGGACGGACTGGAGCGCCGGCATCTCGTCATTCCCGGCCAGCGGTCATCTCGAATTCACATCGTCGACACCAAGGAGCGACGCGACCCTGAACTGACGAAAGTCATTGAACCGGAAACGGTGTACGACCACGACCTCTCCGCGCCCCACACCGTCCACTGCATCCCCGACGGTGAGATCCTTATCTCCATGCTGGGCGACGCCGACGGCGACCTCCCCGGCGGCTTTCTGGAACTGAACGACGACTTCGAGGTGCAGGGTCGGTGGGACCCGCCCGGCGAGATAGAGATGAACTACGACTACTGGTATCAGCCCCGCCAGAACGTGATGCTGTCGACGGAGTGGGCGGCCCCGAAAACCTACTACCCTGGGTTCGACTTAGAGGACGTTGAGGACGGCAAATACGGCCAGCATCTCAATTTCTGGGACTGGGAGGCTGGCACCGTCGAACAGACCATCGACCTCGGCGAGGACGGTCTGATTCCGCTCGAAGCCCGCTTTCTCCACACACCCGAGAGCACGCACGGCTACGTCGGCGCGGCGCTATCCTCGAATATCATCCACTTCCACGAATCGAACGGTGAGTATCATGCCGAACCAGTCATCGAGTTCGACGACCGTGAACACGAGGGGTGGGACATGCCGGTGCCAGCACTGGTAACGGACATCCTCATCTCGATGGACGACCGCTACCTCTTCGGGTCGAACTGGCTCCACGGCGAGGTGTGGATGTACGACATCTCGGACCCGTCGAACCCCCGGAAGGCCGATTCGATCTCTATCGGTGGCTACTTCGGCGACATTCAGCAGGTACAGGGCCGTGACATCGTCGCGGGTCCGCAGATGCTTCAGCTCTCACTCGACGGCGAGCGGCTGTACTGGACGACCTCGCTGTTTTCGTCGTGGGATAACCAGTTCTTCCCCGAGGAGGCCGAGACCGGCTCGGTAATGCTCAAAGCCGATGTGGATCCGCGGACGGGGACAATGTCGCTGGACCGGGACTTCCTCGTGGACTTCGGCGACCTGCCCGAAGGCCCTGCTCGTGCCCACGAGATTCGGTGGCCCGACGGAGACTGTACCAGCGACGTGTGGCAATGA
- a CDS encoding UDP-glucose 4-epimerase codes for MPESVAVTGGNGRVGTHVLEYLDAAGYRTVNLSRGRRDETHSDVYIETDLLDAGEVYGALAKSDADAVVHLGMVPTPDQTPGYRTYESNVMSSYHLLEAAGELGIDTVALASSFSAIGGGFEPDAITINFLPVDEDHRLTPSNPYAMGKQALEIAADGFARRSADAPQTITSLRFPWVVDDDLAHETFVEADRTLAGLRNSAHFHTQRNTLCGYVHATDAVTLVEAAIEASFDGHERFWVSAPDTSAETPSAELAAELYPEADYRRQTGEDSDPYAALIDTSKAQQLLDWEPTWSWRQLA; via the coding sequence ATGCCCGAATCGGTCGCCGTCACTGGCGGTAACGGCCGTGTCGGCACGCACGTCCTCGAATATCTGGATGCAGCGGGATACCGGACGGTCAATCTCTCCCGCGGTCGGCGCGACGAGACACACTCGGACGTATACATCGAGACTGACCTGCTCGATGCGGGCGAGGTGTACGGTGCACTCGCAAAGAGCGATGCCGACGCTGTCGTCCACCTCGGAATGGTTCCCACGCCCGACCAGACGCCGGGATACCGGACCTATGAAAGTAACGTCATGTCCAGCTATCACCTACTGGAAGCAGCCGGCGAACTGGGTATCGACACGGTCGCTCTGGCGTCGAGTTTCAGCGCCATCGGCGGCGGGTTCGAACCGGACGCCATCACGATTAACTTCCTCCCGGTTGACGAGGACCACCGCCTCACGCCGTCGAACCCGTACGCAATGGGGAAACAGGCACTGGAGATCGCTGCCGACGGGTTCGCCCGCCGGAGCGCGGACGCACCCCAGACCATTACGTCGCTTCGGTTCCCGTGGGTGGTCGACGATGACTTGGCCCACGAGACGTTTGTCGAGGCCGACCGTACCCTCGCTGGACTCCGGAACTCGGCGCATTTCCATACCCAGCGTAACACGCTCTGTGGATATGTCCACGCTACCGATGCTGTCACGCTCGTCGAGGCAGCCATCGAGGCGTCGTTCGATGGCCACGAGCGGTTCTGGGTGTCGGCCCCGGACACGAGTGCTGAGACACCGAGCGCCGAACTCGCAGCGGAACTGTATCCCGAGGCCGACTACCGAAGACAGACGGGCGAGGACAGCGACCCGTATGCGGCGCTCATCGACACCTCGAAAGCCCAGCAGCTGCTCGACTGGGAACCGACGTGGAGCTGGCGACAACTGGCGTGA